In one Alnus glutinosa chromosome 14, dhAlnGlut1.1, whole genome shotgun sequence genomic region, the following are encoded:
- the LOC133857883 gene encoding probable cinnamyl alcohol dehydrogenase 9: MARKSPEEEHPHKAFGWAARDTSGVLSPFHFSRRENGDDDVTIKILYCGVCHSDLHNIKNEWGYTSYPVVPGHEIAGVVTKIGKTVKKFKVGDQVGVGVLVGSCKNCESCQQDLENYCPQMTLTYNSICHDGTKTYGGYSDIVVVEERYVLRFPDNLPLDAGAPLLCAGITVYSPMKYYGMTEPGKHLGVAGLGGLGHVAVKFGKAFGLKVTVISSSPKKEDEAINRLGADSFLVSSDAAKMKAAMGTMDYIIDTVSAVHPLAPLLGLLKLNGKLITVGLPEKPLELPIFPLVLGRKLVGGSDVGGMKETQEMLDFSAKHGISADIELIRMEDINSAMARLAKSDVRYRFVIDVANSLSQ; encoded by the exons ATGGCAAGAAAATCACCAGAAGAAGAGCATCCACACAAGGCTTTTGGTTGGGCTGCCAGAGATACTTCTGGGGTTCTTTCTCCCTTTCATTTCTCCAGAAG GGAAAATGGTGATGACGATGTCACAATAAAAATACTTTACTGTGGGGTTTGCCACTCTGACTTGCATAATATCAAGAATGAGTGGGGGTACACGAGCTATCCTGTTGTTCCCGG GCATGAAATTGCTGGGGTTGTGACCAAAATTGGGAAGactgtgaagaaattcaaagtgGGTGACCAAGTTGGAGTTGGCGTCCTAGTGGGCTCCTGCAAGAACTGTGAGAGTTGCCAACAGGACTTGGAGAATTACTGCCCTCAAATGACACTTACCTATAACTCCATTTGCCATGATGGGACAAAAACTTATGGTGGTTATTCTGATATTGTGGTTGTTGAGGAGCGCTATGTGCTTCGTTTTCCGGATAACTTACCCCTTGATGCGGGTGCTCCACTTCTCTGTGCTGGGATCACGGTATACAGCCCTATGAAATATTATGGAATGACTGAGCCTGGCAAGCATTTGGGTGTCGCAGGACTTGGTGGGCTTGGTCATGTTGCTGTTAAATTTGGTAAGGCCTTTGGGTTGAAAGTGACTGTCATTAGTTCCTCCCCAAAAAAGGAGGATGAGGCGATCAACAGACTAGGGGCTGATTCTTTTCTTGTTTCGAGTGACGCTGCAAAAATGAAG GCAGCTATGGGTACTATGGATTACATCATTGATACTGTGTCTGCAGTTCACCCTCTGGCTCCGCTGCTTGGTCTACTGAAGTTGAATGGTAAGCTGATCACTGTGGGTTTGCCGGAGAAGCCCCTCGAGCTGCCTATCTTTCCTTTAGTTTTGG GGCGTAAACTTGTTGGAGGAAGTGATGTAGGAGGGATGAAAGAGACACAAGAGATGCTAGATTTCTCTGCAAAGCATGGTATTTCTGCAGACATTGAGCTGATCAGAATGGAAGACATCAACTCGGCCATGGCAAGGCTTGCCAAATCTGATGTGAGGTACCGGTTTGTAATTGATGTGGCAAATTCCTTGTCGCAGTAG
- the LOC133856665 gene encoding egg cell-secreted protein 1.2-like produces MASPNVFLLLPLACLLAMTTITSSARDFPITPAAYYKLAVRREASEGLFPCFNAVMEIKSCSTEIVNFFLKDQQTSIGKDCCRAIYVITHSCWPSMLTSIGFIAGELDILGGYCDAASVPAAAPPPLEV; encoded by the coding sequence ATGGCTTCCCCAAATGTGTTTTTGTTACTGCCCCTTGCATGCCTATTGGCAATGACAACCATAACTTCTTCAGCAAGGGATTTTCCCATTACACCTGCTGCATATTACAAGCTTGCAGTGAGGCGTGAAGCCAGTGAAGGCCTTTTCCCTTGCTTCAACGCGGTTATGGAGATCAAATCCTGCTCAACTGAGATTGTCAATTTCTTCCTCAAGGACCAGCAGACTTCTATTGGCAAAGACTGTTGCCGTGCAATTTATGTCATTACCCATAGTTGCTGGCCTTCCATGCTCACTTCCATTGGTTTTATCGCTGGGGAACTCGATATTCTAGGAGGCTATTGTGATGCAGCCTCTGTTCCTGCTGCTGCACCACCACCTCTTGAAGTATAA